GTGCCCGGCCGAGCCGCTATCGAGCGCCGGTAGGTCCACGCCCAGCACCTGGGCGAGGCCGGCCAGCAGCATGAAACCGGCGGTGATATAGGTCTTGTAGCCACTCAGAATATCCATGATCGAGCTCCATTGATCGGGTTTGGATGGGGATGTGGGCGTGGCGGCGTCAAGCAAGGCCGCAGCCCGGACGGCGGCGACGCGGGCGGACCAGCCCTTGCCAAAGGTGGCAAAGGTCGTGAGCCGGTTGAGAAAACCGAGGCGGCTGTCGCAGAGCGACCCGATCAGCCCGGCCGCGCCCTCGCGGTCGACGCGGCTGGTGATCGCTGCCAGAGTCAACGGGCCGATGACCCCGTCCGTCGTCACGCCCAGTTCGGCCTGCAGCGTGGCGATAGCGCGGGCCGGGCCGGAATTGACGGCGAAATCGAACAGCGCCAGGTCGAGCCCGGCCGGCAATTGCCCCGCCTTGCTGGCGTCCCAGTAGAGGGCGCGATAGATGCGCGCCGCCTCGTCCCGCCCCAGGCCCTGCACAGCGCTTTTGGGCAGCGCCCACCAGGGCGAGACCTGACGCCGGCGCGCCAGCGTCTTGCGGGTAATACCCAGATTGGTGGCGCCGCCGGGATCGCTGGGATGGTCGGCATAGCCGCCTTCATGAAGCAGTACCGCGTCCAGACAGATGTCAAAGCGGGTTCTAGCCATGGAAATCTCCTGATGCGGCATGGCCCGCGCCCAGCACGGGGCTGAGCTGGGCGACAGAAAAGCTGAAGGCGCCGGGCAGGCCGCCGAAATCGAGCAGCTGCTCGGCGCTGGAATAGAGGGCTGTGGGCGATCCCACGTCGATGACGCGCCTGACCACGCCGCCGTCGAGAATGGTCAGGCGATAGGCCTCGGGCGCATGCTCGAGCGGCGCATCAGCCAGACCCCAGCCATCGCCATCGGCGCGGCTGCAGCGGGTCCAGGTCAGGACAATATCGCCGTCCGGCTGGCGCCGCGCCCGCAGATGCACCGGCGGCAGCGGCAAAGCCGGGCCCAGATCGACCGCCAGGGTCAGCGGAGTCCCCTCGACGTCGCCGCTGCCGGCATAGAGCCGGAGCGCCCGCGTCTCGCCCAGCCAGGCTGTTTCGATCGGCAAGGTGGCTACCCGGCTATCGAGAATGATGACCCTGGCGCCGATGGCGGCAGGTCCGATGGCCGGTCCCGTGCTCTCGAGCCCGCGCAGCAAGCCCGTCAGCCGATAGCGCCCCGGCGCCACCAGGCTGGCAGCGGCAAAGCCGATCACCTCCCAGGCGCCAACATCGGTCTGCACCGCCAGCCGGTTGCTGCCAGCGAGCACAGCGAGGTCTTCCGCCGAGGCTAGGTGCCCTTCATGCAGGGTCACCTCGACGCCCGGCCCGCGATCCCAGACCGCGCGCGGCCCGGCTGCCAGCGGCGTCGCCAGCACGCCCAGCTCGCCCCGGCGCGCCAGGCTTGCCAGACTGGTCCCGGTGGTCTCGTCCACCAGTTGCAGCGCGCCCGGCCAGGGCTGGGCATAGCCGGCCAGCGCCAGCCGCGCGCGGGTCGGCTCGGCCGGCAGCGGCGGCAGCTGCGCCAGCGCCAGCAGCGGCACGGCGCGCACTGCATTGTCGCTGCCGCCGCGCAGCGAGCGATCGCCACCCACCGCGACTGCGGCAAGAGCCGGCAGCGCCTGGACCGTCACTTTTCGGGTCAGGCGATCGTTGATGGCGGTGATCTCGAATGGGCCTTCGGCGAGGCCCGCGATCGCGACGACATCGCCGGGCTCCAGCGCCAGTTGCGCCGGTGGCAGCTCGAACTCCAGGGTTTCGCGCCGGGCGCTCTGCCCGTCGAGCAGGCGTTCGGCCGCCAGCCTTGCTGCGGCGCCATCGAGCACCAGCGCCATGCTCTCGCCCGCCAATGGACCGTCGGCCTGAGCCAAAGCTGTCACCGTGCCGGTCAGATAATCGCGCTCGCGGTCGACAAAGCTCAGCGCCAGCCGCCCCGGCTTTTCTGCCGGATCGCCGCGGCGCCGCGACAGCGTCGCGCCCTCGCCCTGCGCCAGCAGCGCCGGCTCCAGCGTGACTGCCGCCTGCCGGCTGGCCGCGCCCAGATGCAGCCCGTCAGGCCCATGCCGCAGCCCCTGCCCCGTCACGGCGATCAGCGGCTCCAGCGCGGCGCGGCCGGTGGTGGCCGTGCCCAAAGTGTAGCCGCTGACAAAGGGCAGGCTCGCCTCCGCCGTCAATGTCACGCCATGCTCGGCCGCCAAAGCCACCGCCAGTTCGTCGCTGGACAGCCCGCCGAGCCGCCCGGTCAGCCAGTGGCCGGTGCGGTGGTTGGCGCCGTCCGACCACACCTCTGTGAGCGCCGGAAAGGCCGGCCAGGGCCGCGCGTCCCAGGTCCAGTGATAGATGCGGTCGATGTCCACCATGCCGGGCGGATTGTTGGCCGGGTCGCGCCAGAAGGCCTGGTGGGCGCGCAGAGCCTGGCGCTGCATCAGCGGATCGGCCATGCCGGTGGAAAAATGCGGCCCTCCGCTTTCGGCGCTCTTGTCGTCGCCAAAGATATTGGGCTGGTTGGCCCCCTTGTCGACGGCGCCGGAGCCCAGCTCATCACACCAGGCCGCAGCAAATTGCGGTCCCCGGAATCGGTCGGGGTCTGACGCCGACATCACCATGTCCCGCACCCCGTTGGGCCAGTACAGTTCATTGTCCTTGAGCCTTGGGCGTTCCTTGTCGGGATGAACGCCCAGGATGCCGCTGTCGCCCCGTACCATGATGGACGCGGCTTCGGTCATGGTTTCCCCGACCAGCGCGATCGGACTGACGCCCCTGGCCGCCAGGCCACGGACCCATTCGGCACCGGCCCGCGTCTTGCCGGCGCCGCGCCCGCCCAGCAGCAGCCAGGTTGTCCAGTCGCCTGCCGGGGGGCGCTGTTTATCCAGCGCCCATTTGTGCCAGTTGAAATAGAGCGCCTCGGCGTCTTGCTCGGTTTTGGAAAAGGCCAGCTCCTGGGGGCTGGCGGGGCCATAGAGTTCGTCATCGGGCGCCGGGGCCTCAGCGGTTTCTGAATTGCTCAATGCGCTTGGCCAGTTTGTTGCGCAGGTCCGTCATGTCCTTCTTGCTGGCCGGCTCGGCATTGCGCTGTGCAGCGCCCATTTCGAGCAGTGCGTCCAGCGTACGCACCTCCAGGCTGAGTACCCGTGCCTGCCGGTCGATTGGTTCATCTGTGGCCATTTCCAATTGCCTTACCTGTTTGTCGAGCACCTTGAGCATCCGCGCGACGAGGTCGTCATACCGGACGATGCGGGCGCGGGCACTGAGCCAGCCTTCCACTTCCCTGCGGTAGCGCAGTTGCGCCAGGGTGATGCCATAGCGCTGGCAGATGGTGGCGGGGTGGAACTGACGGCCCTCATATTCGGCGCGGATCGCATCCCAGCGAATGCCGGGCGGTTCGGTCAACAGGCTGTCGCTATCCATGTCCATGACTCACTTGTGAATCGCCGCCGCGCCATGGCCTGGAACCAGATGAATCCGTCGCGGATTCACCTGCAAAGCCGTCCACCCGGGAGGACCCGATGTCCGCCGTGATCCGCCATATCCACTACAAGCCCGAAAGCCGCGAGCTCTCGATCTGGTTCGGTCCCGAGGGCCGGCGCTATAGCTATTTCGATGTGCCCGAAGCCATCTTTGCGGGCCTGCGCAACGCCGAGTCCCGCGGCCGGTTCTTCAACCAGGCGATCCGTGACCGCTTCGCCTGCGTGCTCGTCGATCCGTCCGCCGTGCGCAACCGGCGCTGGCGGGCGCTGCATCCGGGTTCTTTACCCACTTCTTCGACTGTGCCTGAACAATAGCATGCCAGCGTGACGCGGGGATAACTGGGATAAGTTGGCGGTAAAAAACGGCGCGGATGACGTGCTGATCGCGGCGAAGCGCGCGGGCAGATCAGCGAATACAACCGACACTGCCTCAACGGCCCGGGACAGCTGGCCAAAGCCACGCCGCATCTGCACGAAATATGCGAGCACCCGTCCGGATTCGAAAACCTGTCGACTAGCTACGTAAAAGGCCCATAGGGTAAGCAAGGCAGGCGCCTTTCCAGAACACCGGCAAGGCAGCAAGGAGTACATGAATGAGAAGCTTGACGATTGCCGTGGCGTTGACGGTCTCCTGCAGCCTTGTTGTGCCTGCGGCCGCGCAGAAAAGCCCCATCAAGGAAGGCGATTATGTGTGCCGGAACAACGGGCAGATCACCGGCTCCTTCCAGATCGACAGCGCCTCGACCTATGTCGATGGCGCGGGCCAGCAGCGCAGCTATCAATATGACCCTTCGCTCAACGTCCTCAATTTCGATACCGGCAAGCAGTATTTCATTGGTCGGGAGAACCTGCTCATTCTGCTTGAAAACGGACAGATCGGAAAGCACGGCTGCATCAGGCAGATCAGGTAACAGACCAGGTGTTCAGTAGCCGGCAATTACTGGCCCGACGGCAGCAGTCGACCCGGTTGCGGTCGTTGGTTCCTATCTGAGGCTTATCTGAAAGCGGCCGTTGCCAGTGTCTGGAGAGAAGATGCGCCAGGCAGTTCTCGCTGGCGCATCTTCTGCTGATTACTGACTTGTCGATTCAGCCGCTGCTACCAGGGCGCGTTGCCCGCTGGCTCAACGAAGCGGCCCGACACAGTGTCATCCTCAAACAGGGCATATTCAACCGGCAAGCGGGCCCCTTCTTCGGCAGTCATGAAGCCATTGTTGCCGGTCAAGTCTGTTTTGACATAGCCGGGCGCCACAGAGTTGACTGCAATTCCGGCACCTTTCAGTTCTGCGGCCAATTGCACGGTGAGCATGTTGAGCGCGGCCTTTGAGGCGTTGTAGCCAATGAGACGAGCCTCATAATAAGGCGAGGACGGATCGCCATTGATGGAAAGGGACCCCAGCATAGTGGCCAGGTTGACGATGCGCCCGGCGGTAGAGCTGCGCAAAAGTGGCAGCATGGCCTGTGTCACTGCCAGCGTGCCGAGGAAATTGGTTTCCATAAGCCGGCGTGCAGCCCCGATTGTCGCAACGGAGGGCGGACCATCTTCCGCATCTACGATGCCGGCATTGTTGACCAGAATATCGAGCCGACTATATCGTCCCCCGATCATCTGCGCCGCTGCCTCGATGGTCGCTTCGTCATTGAGGTCGATCTGGACGGCCTCAACATTAAGTCCGTCCGAGCGGAGCGCCGCAACCGCTTGCTGGCCCCGGGTGAGATCGCGTGATCCGAGTAATACCGTGACCCCGGACTGGGCCAGCTGACGAGCAATCTCCAGACCGATGCCCTTGTTGGCGCCGGTCACCAGCGCGATTTTCTGTGTCGTCATCATCAATACCCTTCAGAAATTGGCCAAATGCCTGACGTCAATATATGAAGGATCATTCGAGTTTTGGATTCGCATATGGATGTTGCAGCCCCGGGTCACCTAAGTGCCCGCAAAGTGCCGCGTCAGGCGCGTTCCGCGGTGACGGTCGACGCCATTTTCGAGGCGACCATTCAGGTTCTGCTTGCCGAGGGAGTGCACCGGTTGACCACCACGCGCGTGGCGCAACGCGCCGGCGTGTCTGTGGGCACTATGTACCAATATTTCCCGCACAAGCAGGCGTTGCTTTACGCACTCAACGAGCGCTACCTCGATCGGCTCGCCGATCGGGTGGAGGACGTATGCCTGCACCATCACGGCAAGCCGACCGGCATCATGGTAGCGGCCCTGGTAACGGCCTACTGGGAGGCCAAGACCGAGCGCGCCGATGTCACTCGGGTGCTCTACAGTTCTGCCGTCGAGCTCGATAACGAAGCGCTCATAGACGCGTTCGCCAGGCGTATGGACCAAGCAACAATGACAATGCTTGCCACGGCCCCTGGCGCTAAATACGTCCACCTCGAACTGGTGAATGCCACCCTGTTATCGGTCATTTTTGGCACCGTGCGGAATGTCTTTGAGCGCAATATGCCGTTGACGCTTCAAGTTGATATCCGAAAACAATTGGTAGCGATGTGCATGTCTTATCTTCAGGGATCTGGCGGCTAGCGACTAAACGATCAAATTAGGTCACGTCAGCTTTCTTTGTCGTTCCGCCAAAAAAGCAGCCAGTCCGCTCCCCACCCCATAACCGCCCCCTACCCCTCCCGCGCAAAATCCATCGCCGCCTCCAGCGCCGCCAGGTCGCTCTCGGCGGTCATGGCTTGCCGGGCGCGGGCGGCGACGTCCCGGGCCATGGCCAAGGCCGGCGCCCGGAGATCGGGACTGGCAAAGGCCAGTGTCCTCAGCCCCACCAGCAGGCGCTGCACCACCTCGATGGTGGCCGCGCCGTCGCGGGCAATGGGGCGGAAGCCGTCACTGATCAGGTCGGTCGGATCGAGCGGCGGCACCGAAATCCGGTCATGGCGCGGCTGCCAGTCGGGATCGGCGGCGGGACGGTCGATCAGCACGCGCACCAGCGTGCCGACCACGTCGATGGCGGTGCCCGGATCGTTGATGCCGGGCGATAGCGCCTTGGAGGCGATCTCGCCCAGCACGACGAGGCCAAAGCGCGGGTCGCTGTAAAAGGTGCGACGGTCGCCCACGACAAACGCCGCCTGCAGTTCGTCCACCGCCTCGGCGGGCACCACGCCCTCGATCCGCATGAGCGGGCGGTCGGGCGAGACATAGGTGCCCGGCCGGGCCGTGATGGCGATGGTCAGGTCATGCGCCTGGGCCAGAGCCTGCAACTGGCCGGCATCGACATGCTGTACATAGCCGACTTTGACAGCATTGATGGGCATGCCCTGGGGCGCGATGATCTGCACCCGACAGTCAAAGACCGGATGTTCACCCGACAGGGTAAAGGCCTCGCGCGTTGCGCGCTCCACCCGGTCAATGGTGTGGCCGACCCGGCCAATGGCTGAAATCTGGCCGATCCAGCGGATCAGGGCGGTCACCACCAGCACCACCACGGCCAGGGTGACGGCAAACAGGAACAGCCGCCCGGCCTCGCTATAGAAGCCGGCCGAGAGGCCGATAATGCCGACAATTGCAAAGAGGAAGGCGCCGATGAACATCGAGATGGCGGTCTGGGCGCCGCGATCGGCGGTGATCAGCGCCACCGCCCGCGGCGAGGTCGCACTTGAGGCGCTCGACAAGGCGGCCACCATGGTGGAGAGGGCAAACACCGCCACCGTCAGCAGGCTCGAGGCCAGGATGGTCAGGATCGACACCACCGCATCGGACGGCATGGTGAAGGGCAGGTTTTCGGGGGCAAAGCGCGCCAGAAACCAGGCAATGACGATGCTGAGCACCGCCAGCAGCGAAAAGGCCGCCGGCAGAAACCACATGCGCTGGGCGATCTGGCGAAGATGAAAGGTAAGCTGGCTCATAAAGTCCCCCTGCCCTCAGTAACGCGAAGCGCGGGCAAAGGGTTGTCGAAAAGATCCCGCCCTAGATCCGGACGAACTCAACCTGCTGGCAGGCGATGAACTGGCAGCCGCGCAGCGATAGCCGGTCCTCGTCGACCAGGGTCAGCGATCCGCCGGCGACAGCGCCGCCATAGGTTACCACGCCGCGCCACTGATTGTCAGCGACCGGCCCAGCCTCCCGCACCACGAGCGTATTGAGCTGGGCCAGGTTTTCGGGCGATCGGGCATCGGCGCGCAGCCAGGTCAGCCGGGCGCAGAGTTCGGTGCCGTCGCCGCACAGGCTCACCGCATAGCGCGACTCGCCGGTCGTGGTCTGCCAGCTGCCCACCGGGCTGGGGTCCTCGGCAAAGACCGGGGCCAGGCTGGCCAGCAGCAGCACCAAAGTGGGCAATGTGTCGTTGAGCATGATGGGTCTCGACTAGCAGGTCTGGCCATGCCCCGGCCCGAAGGCGCCGCGCGGCAGCATGATGGATTGGGGTCGGGTTGGCGTCGGCGCAGCCCGCCAATCACCCCAACAAACGCCATCGCCGTGGCCATGATGTGGCAGACGTGTGGGCGTCAGGCCGAACCGCCCCCTGCCCCTCAGCCGAACTTTCGCGCCGCGTCCAGCGCCAGGCCCAGCCCGACGCTGCCCAGCACGTCGGTACGCACCAGTTCGGCATCGGGAAACAAAGCCACCAGCCGGCTGGCAATGGCCGGCACCTGGGTGGAGCCGCCGGTCAGGATCAGGCTGTCGACCTGCGCGCTGCCGATGCCGGCGCGGCGCAGGGTCTCGGCAATGGTGGTCTCGATGCGCTCCACCGAATTGGCCAAAGCCGCAGTGAAATCGGCGATCGAGATGTCGGCGGCCAGGACCTGGTCGCGCACCGGAAAGGCAAAGTCGGCGCGGTCGGCATCCGAGAGCGCGATCTTGGCGGTCTCGACGGCGCCGATCAGGCGATGGCCCAGCCGGTCCTCGATCAGGGCGATCATGGTGCTCACGCGCTCGGGCGCCTGCGCCTCGCGGCCGGTGCCGCGCAGGTCGCGCAGCGCCTGGGCGGTATAGAGCCGGTTGATGCGGTGCCAGGTGGAAAGGTCATAATACGGCGCCACCGGCAGATGGCGCTTGCCGTCGCGGGTCAGCGTGCCCAGGCCCAGTTCGGGCATCACCCTGGCCATGGACAGCAGGCGGTCAAAATCGGTCCCACCGACATGCACGCCCGCCGTGGCCAGGATATCGGCGCTGCGGTCACTGGAGCGGGCGCGCTCGGGCGAAACGCGGACCAGGGAAAAGTCCGAGGTACCGCCGCCCAGATCGACGATCAGCGCCAGCTTTTCGCTTGTCACCTGCCGCTCATAGTCAAGCGCGGCGGCAATCGGCTCGAACTGGAATTCGACATGGCGGAAGCCCTGCGCCCGCACCGCGCCCTCGAGCTGGCCCTGCGCCGCCGCATCGGCCTGGGCATCGTCATCGACGAAATGCACCGGGCGGCCGCAGACCACGCTGTCGACCGGCGCGCCCAGTTCGGTCTCGGCCCGCGCCTTGAGCGCGGCGATGAACAGGCCGATGATCTCGACAAAGCCATAGCTGGTCGCCTTGACCCGGGTGCTGTCGCCGATCAGCGCGGTGCCGAGCACGCTCTTGAGCGAGCGCAGCAGGCGGCCATCGGCGCCGCTGACATATTCGGCCACCGCCTGGCGGCCGAAATAAAGTCGGTCATCCTCGAAGCCGAAGAACAGCACGCTGGGAATGGTGGGCTTGCCGTCTTCGAGCGCCAGCAGGTGCGGCACGCCATGGGCGTCGACCCGGGCAAAGGTGGAATTGGACGTGCCGAAGTCGAGGCCGCAAGCATTGGTCCAGGTGGGGGTCATCGCCGGTCATCCGTGGGAGGGCGGGCATGCTGCCGCCTGAGGGATGGCCGTCTTAAGGGGTCAGCGGTAGGGACGCAACCCGGCGCCGGGCTACCTGTCAGCGCTCAGGCTGCCTTTTCCGCTTGCGCTCAGGCTGCCTTTTTCCGCTTGCGCTCCTGGGCCGGGCGCAGGTCGATGGTCTCAAGCCGGCCGATGCCCTTGCGCTGCGCCTTCTTGAGAGCCTCCAGCGCCGTCTGGAAGAGTTTGCGGTCATAGGCGCCGCGCGGATTGTTGACCGCCAGGCCGATGCTCACCGTCACCGTGCCGGCATGGCTTTCCTTGTGCTCGAGCCCGAGGCGGCGCACGCCGTCATGCATCTTGGCGGCGCTGGAACGGGCCATCAGCACGGGCAGGTCGGGCAAGACCACCACAAAGGTCGAAGCGCCCCAGCGCAGGCACACATCGCTGTCGCGCGGCAGCATGTCGGCCACGGCCTGCATGACGCTGGCGACGCAGTCGTCGGCGGCCGGCTTGCCATAGGCGGAGAGATAATCCTGCATGCGGTCGATCTCGACCACCAGCAGGGACAGCGACACATGCCGGGTGGCTGCGCTGGTCCAGCCATTGGCCAGTTCCTGCTCGATGCGCAGGCCGGGCTTGGGGCGCTTGCCGATGGCGCGGGCCATGGCGGGGAGATCGTCAGTGAGCGCATCGGCGCGCGGCGCCGGTCGCAGCGCCTCAAGGGCCCCGCGCACCCGCGACCAGAAGGGTTCGCCGATATCCTTGTCGATCATGGCGTCTGTCATTTGGCTGCCCATCCTAGGCCCAACAGTGGCTCTGCACGCCACGATCAGGTCACAAGATGGTTAACGAGTTGTAAAGATAGACAGGGAAGCTGGTCCTGGCGCGCGCCGACTGCGGCGATCAAGACGGCTTTCCACATGCAAATGGTTGCAGGATCAGAGCCGGACACCAGGCTATGGCCTGGTGCTGCTGGCTTTCCTGCGCAACTAGATCTCTTCGGGCGGTTCCCATTCGGGCCAGTCGACCGCGTGGTCTTCCCAGGTGTCGGGTTCGACATCGCATTCGAGCACGGTGCGGCCCGAAATCGAGACGCCGACATCGACCACGGTCTGCGGATCGCCCGAAACCAGCGGGTGCCACCAGGCCAGCCCCTTGCCCTCGGCAATGCGGCGATAGGCGCAGGTCGTGGGGATCCAGGGGATTTCGCGCACATTCTTGGGCGTCAGCTTGATGCAGTCGGGCACCTTGGCCTGGCGGCCGGGATAATCGGTGCAGGCGCAGGTATCGCCGTCGAGCAGCTGGCAGCGTACGTCCGAGGTGATCAGGATGCCGGTGTCCTCGTCCTCGAGCTTGAGCAGGCAGCAGCGGCCGCAGCCGTCGCACAAAGCTTCCCACTCGGTCTCGGTCATTTCATCGAGGGTTTTTTCGTCCCAGAAGGCCATCTTAATCCACAGCTGATACGCAAGGGGTCGGTTTGCGCTTGTCTGGCGCAAGGCGCAATCATATTCCAGCGACCACGTTGCATTGCAGCGCGCTGGCGGACAACATTCTCGTGACACGCCGTTTGAGGAAATCTGGTGCAGGACCCGTTCTATACCAAGGAAAAGCGCAAGAAGAGCTCGGGCCTGCTGGCTGCCGATGCCTGGCTCGATTCCTCGCTCTATGAAAGCGGCCAGTCCATGGGCCGCGGTTGGACGCGCTTCCAGGACGTGATGTCGGTCTTCCATGTCGCCGGTTTCAAGCGCCTGGTGGTGGAGATCTTGTCGGACGGATTTTCCTTCCTCGCCATCGGCTGCGGGCTGATGGTGGCCCTCGCCCTGCCCGCCTTTGACGCCACCGCCACCGGCGAGTTCAACAAGGCCGAAGACTATTCGGTCGTCTTCCTCGATCGCTTCGGCACCGAGATCGGCCGCCGCGGCATCCGCTCAGACGATTCCGTCGCCCTGGCCGACATGCCCGACTATCTGATCAAGGCGACGCTGGCGACCGAAGACCGGCGCTTCTACGAGCATTTCGGCATCGATGTGGTCGGTACGCTGCGCGCCCTGGTCAGCAATGCCGGCGGCGATGGCGGCACCCAGGGCGGCTCCTCGATCACCCAGCAATTGGCCAAGAACCTGTTCCTGAGCTCGGAACGCACTATCGAGCGCAAGGTCATCGAGGCGTTTCTGGCCGTCTGGCTGGAATGGCATTACAGCAAGGACCAGATCCTCAAGCTCTATTTCGACAATGCCTATATGGGCGGCGGCAATTTCGGCGTGGTGGCGGCGGCCGACTATTATTTCGGCAAGAAGGTGCAGGATATCGGCCTCGCCGAAGCCGCCATGCTGTCGGGCCTGTTCAAGGCGCCGACGCGCTATGCGCCGCATGTCGATCTGGCGGCGGCGCGCGGCCGCGCCAATCTGGTGCTGAGCAATCTGGTGGCGGCCGGCTTTCTCACCGAGGGCCAGGTGACCGCGGCGCGGCGCCATCCGGCCACGCCGATCGACCGGGTCGCCGATGCCAATTCGCCCAATTACTTCCTCGACTGGGCCTTCGAGGAATCCAAGACGCTGATCGAACAGTCGGCGCACAACACCAACAATTTCGTGGTCCGCACCACCATCGACACCACGCTGCAGAAATATGCCGAGGAGGCGGTGATCTCCACCGTGCGCGAAGGCGCCGAGCAGTATGACGTCGAACAGGCCGCCATGGTGGTGACCGATACCAAGGGCGCCATACGCGCCATGGTGGGCGGCATGGATTACGGCAAGAGCC
This sequence is a window from Devosia beringensis. Protein-coding genes within it:
- a CDS encoding transglycosylase domain-containing protein, with amino-acid sequence MQDPFYTKEKRKKSSGLLAADAWLDSSLYESGQSMGRGWTRFQDVMSVFHVAGFKRLVVEILSDGFSFLAIGCGLMVALALPAFDATATGEFNKAEDYSVVFLDRFGTEIGRRGIRSDDSVALADMPDYLIKATLATEDRRFYEHFGIDVVGTLRALVSNAGGDGGTQGGSSITQQLAKNLFLSSERTIERKVIEAFLAVWLEWHYSKDQILKLYFDNAYMGGGNFGVVAAADYYFGKKVQDIGLAEAAMLSGLFKAPTRYAPHVDLAAARGRANLVLSNLVAAGFLTEGQVTAARRHPATPIDRVADANSPNYFLDWAFEESKTLIEQSAHNTNNFVVRTTIDTTLQKYAEEAVISTVREGAEQYDVEQAAMVVTDTKGAIRAMVGGMDYGKSQFNRAIVSTRQPGSAYKIFVYSEAFEQLGLTPADMITDRPVCIGDWCPQNYGRSYKGSVTLASAFAQSLNTVPVTLSIKTGRDTIAALSHRMGLQADYPVTRSLALGVASVSVLDMTSSYAVLANGGLKTKAFGITQMATLAGEPVFDYDEEAPTERILSETTVANMNTMLRGVVTGGTGRRAQVPGVPALGKSGTTSSYRDAWFCGFTGNYVAAVWFGNDDYHPTNNLTGGTLPAMAWQKFMAYAHTNIEIKPVFGVDFVPEPVIVADADADAAAAAEIVQRPPSLTPDAARKLVVLASMFRASLAEGSVTTEASTPVPLAREAL